In one window of Frigoriglobus tundricola DNA:
- a CDS encoding DUF2752 domain-containing protein produces MKRAVRLAVVALVALGLMAGGFVIATTSPTRDSIYPKCITYTATGLHCPGCGTGRASHFLLNGRLLDALQCNLFAPFILPFFLVALFRSLLIWALDRPFPEPRIRALWLRLLAAALIIYTVARNIPAEPFNQLAPREVEPVTQASHSLIAR; encoded by the coding sequence ATGAAGCGTGCCGTGCGACTGGCTGTGGTCGCACTCGTCGCCCTCGGGTTGATGGCCGGTGGGTTCGTCATTGCGACCACGTCCCCAACGCGAGACAGCATCTACCCGAAGTGCATCACTTACACCGCAACCGGACTTCACTGCCCCGGGTGCGGCACGGGTCGGGCGAGTCACTTTTTGTTAAACGGCCGCCTGCTCGACGCTTTGCAATGTAACCTCTTCGCACCGTTCATTTTACCGTTCTTTCTAGTCGCGCTGTTCCGGAGTCTCTTGATTTGGGCTCTGGATCGACCCTTTCCTGAACCCCGAATCCGCGCCCTCTGGCTGCGATTGCTTGCCGCGGCTCTCATTATTTACACGGTGGCTCGAAATATCCCTGCCGAACCGTTCAACCAACTCGCACCGCGTGAGGTCGAACCCGTTACCCAGGCAAGCCACTCCCTGATCGCCCGCTAA
- a CDS encoding IS1 family transposase, translating into MDDLSRFCCLNAHCPDHGKRNHGNLTVPARYGPNKTRVLRCRTCKARFSERKGTPLFDARLPAARVTAVLAHVAEGIGTRKTARLTGVHTNTVTRYIRRAGQHARALHDELVAFSPDDPRSAVR; encoded by the coding sequence ATGGACGACCTGAGCCGCTTCTGTTGCCTCAATGCCCATTGTCCCGACCATGGGAAACGGAACCACGGGAACCTGACCGTGCCGGCCCGTTATGGGCCGAACAAGACGCGGGTGCTCCGGTGCCGGACCTGCAAGGCCCGGTTCTCCGAGCGCAAGGGCACCCCACTGTTCGACGCCCGACTGCCGGCCGCGCGGGTGACCGCGGTTCTGGCTCACGTGGCCGAAGGGATCGGGACCCGCAAGACCGCACGGCTCACCGGGGTTCATACCAATACGGTGACCCGGTACATCCGACGGGCCGGCCAACATGCCCGCGCGTTGCACGACGAGCTCGTGGCTTTTTCCCCCGACGACCCGCGAAGTGCAGTTCGATGA
- a CDS encoding transposase family protein: MQFDEKWDFVGRKEKNCGPDETRRGDCWDHVALDPESRLVVSLLVGKRTEDATHALVRDFHRRTGGRVMRLMTSDEYPVYASAIRDTYGHLVTPPRTGRPGRPRKAHRVIPPEVTYATVHKERENNRVVAVSTRVVFGAVVAVTAALLASAVSTAVNTCFVERHNGTDRNRCSRKVRKSYGFSKDWDTHRAATAFSYFSYNFCWPVRTLRHKGADGRWHQRTPAMAAGLTDRVWALSEWLTLPAVQCR, translated from the coding sequence GTGCAGTTCGATGAGAAGTGGGATTTCGTGGGCCGTAAGGAGAAGAACTGCGGCCCCGACGAGACCCGGCGCGGGGACTGCTGGGACCACGTGGCCCTCGATCCCGAGAGCCGATTGGTCGTGAGCCTGTTGGTCGGTAAGCGGACCGAGGACGCGACCCACGCCCTGGTCCGTGACTTCCACCGGCGCACCGGGGGCCGAGTGATGCGGCTCATGACGTCCGACGAGTACCCGGTGTACGCCTCGGCGATCCGGGACACCTACGGGCACTTGGTGACCCCGCCGCGAACCGGGCGACCCGGTCGGCCGCGCAAGGCCCACCGGGTCATCCCGCCCGAGGTCACCTATGCGACCGTCCACAAGGAGCGGGAGAACAACCGGGTGGTGGCGGTGAGCACGCGGGTGGTGTTCGGGGCGGTGGTGGCGGTCACGGCCGCGCTACTCGCCTCGGCGGTGAGCACGGCGGTCAACACGTGCTTCGTGGAGCGACACAACGGGACGGACCGGAATCGGTGCAGCCGCAAGGTGCGCAAGAGCTATGGGTTCTCGAAGGACTGGGACACGCACCGTGCGGCCACCGCCTTCAGCTACTTCAGCTACAACTTCTGCTGGCCGGTCCGCACGCTCCGCCACAAGGGTGCCGACGGGCGCTGGCACCAGAGAACACCGGCAATGGCCGCGGGACTGACCGATCGGGTGTGGGCGCTATCCGAATGGTTGACCCTGCCAGCGGTGCAATGCAGGTAG
- a CDS encoding CD225/dispanin family protein, with translation MARERYDDDEDYDDRPRRRRRDDDEDDYDDRPRRRPPPNYLVPAVLTTLLCCLPAGVAAIVFAAQVNSKWEAGDYAGARQAAANAKLWAWVSFGLGVAVFVISFVLGFLVVSY, from the coding sequence ATGGCACGCGAGCGATACGATGATGACGAAGACTATGATGACCGCCCACGCCGCCGGCGCCGGGACGACGACGAGGACGATTATGATGATCGCCCGAGACGGAGGCCGCCGCCGAACTACCTCGTTCCGGCGGTTCTGACAACGTTGCTGTGTTGCCTTCCGGCTGGGGTAGCTGCCATTGTCTTCGCGGCCCAGGTGAATTCAAAATGGGAGGCGGGTGACTACGCCGGAGCACGTCAGGCGGCTGCCAACGCGAAACTGTGGGCTTGGGTTTCGTTCGGCTTAGGGGTCGCGGTGTTTGTGATTTCGTTCGTGCTCGGTTTTCTGGTGGTGTCTTATTAG
- a CDS encoding zinc ribbon domain-containing protein, with the protein MASVPSTLRECHRLRAHLRDLQAEIDRGPRVLKTWQDDLEAARVERQAHFDAITKLKLKQREDEGSLKQTDARLTKLEEQLAGISVPKEYAAKEVEIAHTKAKKGELEDAILATITELEERTAAIPAVEKKWADAQAEFAQFQVEAAERLERLHADTETSRADLARAEATLPPDVKPTYDTIVRAKGPEGFAAAKLRTCQGCRTSMTETQFSELKRGTFRTCTTCGRMQYPVE; encoded by the coding sequence ATGGCGTCCGTCCCGTCCACGCTTCGCGAGTGCCACCGTCTGCGGGCCCACCTCCGCGACCTTCAGGCCGAAATCGACCGCGGGCCGCGGGTGCTCAAGACCTGGCAGGACGACCTCGAAGCCGCTCGCGTCGAGCGCCAGGCCCACTTCGACGCGATCACCAAGCTCAAACTCAAGCAGCGCGAGGACGAGGGCTCCCTGAAGCAGACGGACGCCCGGCTGACCAAACTCGAAGAGCAACTGGCCGGGATCAGCGTTCCGAAGGAGTACGCGGCCAAGGAAGTCGAGATCGCGCACACGAAAGCGAAAAAGGGCGAGCTGGAGGACGCGATCCTGGCGACCATCACGGAGCTGGAGGAGCGGACGGCGGCGATCCCCGCGGTCGAAAAGAAGTGGGCGGACGCACAGGCCGAGTTCGCCCAGTTCCAGGTGGAAGCCGCCGAGCGGCTGGAGCGGCTGCACGCCGATACGGAGACGAGCCGGGCGGACCTGGCCCGGGCCGAAGCCACGCTGCCGCCGGACGTGAAACCGACCTACGATACGATCGTGCGGGCGAAGGGGCCGGAGGGCTTCGCCGCGGCGAAGCTCCGGACCTGCCAGGGGTGCCGCACGAGCATGACCGAAACGCAGTTCTCGGAACTGAAGCGCGGCACCTTCCGTACCTGCACCACTTGCGGCCGGATGCAGTACCCGGTCGAGTGA
- a CDS encoding DUF362 domain-containing protein: protein MPASHELLTRLAAHANPDGGWGYYAGKASHPEPTGLALLALANAREAFAQHIANGLISLERNRQPDGSYRLTDGRPEAAWPTAVALYTRLALGAPPDAVKPSVDRLLATESRVMTRDPETSDMENDIDLSLVGWPWAAANFGWVEPTAWACLALRAAGLEDHPRVQQGVKLLLDRAFDTGGANYGNRVVLGTPTEPIPGPTAALLLAVQGAIEHPRIDASVGYLRVTAAKATDLEHLAWGRIALGVHDSDTATRDLFPELDKKILVAASAPDTSPHHLALAALAVADRNAFRLRFGATPGRPDGSSAAEGGTRSDGAGASGLFGKIASTFRGVVAAGVTKLRPLPVTSAVHIARAASYDEPLADILAAQFAQFRSALPLAGKRVVLKPNLVEYRPDRVINTSPRVVDAVITLCKREGAAEIIVAEGPGHWRNVQFLVRESGLGAVLEKHGVRFVDINHDEPVKVLNLGRLTRLDHLYMSRTVLSADVLISLPKLKTHHWAGVTLSLKNLFGTLPGICYGWPKNELHWRGIPQSIVDISCTRPANLSIIDGITGMEGDGPLHGTAKHVGALVMGLDPVAVDATGARLMGIPPERIPTLVYAAAKRVGRIAEAEIPQIGEPIAALAQAFEMPPLVERELLPVQRPTG from the coding sequence GTGCCAGCTTCGCACGAGTTGCTCACCCGCCTCGCCGCCCACGCGAACCCGGACGGCGGGTGGGGGTACTACGCCGGCAAGGCCAGCCACCCCGAGCCGACCGGCCTCGCGCTTCTCGCGCTCGCCAACGCGCGGGAGGCGTTCGCACAGCACATCGCGAACGGCCTCATCTCGCTCGAACGCAACCGCCAGCCGGACGGCAGCTACCGTCTCACCGACGGCCGGCCGGAGGCCGCGTGGCCCACGGCCGTCGCGCTCTACACCCGCCTCGCGCTCGGCGCGCCCCCGGACGCGGTGAAACCGTCCGTGGACCGCCTGCTCGCGACCGAGAGCCGGGTGATGACGCGGGACCCCGAAACGTCGGACATGGAGAACGACATCGACCTGTCGCTCGTCGGCTGGCCGTGGGCGGCCGCGAACTTCGGGTGGGTCGAGCCGACCGCGTGGGCGTGCCTCGCGCTGCGGGCCGCCGGGCTGGAGGACCACCCGCGCGTTCAACAGGGCGTGAAGTTGCTCCTCGACCGCGCGTTCGACACGGGCGGGGCGAACTACGGGAACCGCGTGGTGCTGGGCACCCCGACGGAACCGATCCCCGGGCCGACCGCGGCGCTGCTCCTGGCGGTGCAGGGGGCCATCGAGCACCCGCGCATCGACGCGTCCGTCGGCTACCTGCGGGTGACCGCCGCGAAGGCGACCGACCTCGAGCACCTCGCCTGGGGGCGGATCGCGCTGGGGGTTCACGACTCCGACACCGCCACCCGCGACCTCTTCCCCGAACTCGACAAGAAGATCCTCGTCGCCGCGAGCGCCCCGGACACGAGCCCGCACCACCTCGCGCTCGCGGCGCTGGCGGTCGCGGACCGGAACGCCTTCCGCTTGCGGTTCGGTGCGACCCCGGGGCGCCCCGACGGGTCGAGCGCGGCCGAGGGGGGCACGCGGTCCGACGGGGCGGGCGCGTCGGGGCTCTTCGGGAAGATCGCTTCGACCTTCCGCGGCGTCGTGGCCGCGGGGGTGACGAAGCTCCGGCCGCTGCCGGTCACCTCGGCGGTCCACATCGCCCGCGCGGCCAGCTACGACGAGCCGCTCGCGGACATTCTGGCCGCACAGTTCGCACAGTTCCGCTCGGCGCTGCCGCTGGCGGGGAAGCGCGTCGTCCTCAAGCCCAATCTGGTCGAGTACCGCCCGGACCGTGTCATAAACACCAGCCCGCGCGTGGTCGACGCCGTCATCACGCTGTGCAAACGCGAAGGGGCCGCGGAGATCATCGTGGCCGAAGGGCCGGGGCACTGGCGGAACGTGCAGTTCCTCGTCCGCGAGAGCGGCCTGGGCGCGGTTCTGGAGAAGCACGGCGTGCGCTTCGTGGACATCAACCACGACGAGCCGGTGAAGGTGCTGAACCTCGGCCGGCTCACCCGCCTCGACCACCTGTACATGTCCCGCACGGTGCTGAGCGCGGACGTCCTCATCTCGCTCCCGAAGTTGAAGACGCACCACTGGGCCGGCGTCACGCTGTCGCTGAAAAACCTCTTCGGCACGCTGCCGGGCATCTGCTACGGGTGGCCCAAGAACGAGCTGCACTGGCGCGGCATCCCGCAGAGCATTGTGGACATCAGTTGCACGCGGCCGGCGAACCTGTCGATCATCGACGGCATCACCGGCATGGAGGGCGACGGCCCGCTGCACGGCACCGCCAAGCACGTCGGGGCGCTCGTCATGGGGCTCGATCCGGTGGCGGTGGACGCGACCGGCGCGCGCCTGATGGGCATCCCGCCCGAGCGCATCCCGACCCTGGTGTACGCCGCGGCGAAACGCGTCGGCCGCATTGCGGAAGCGGAGATCCCACAAATCGGCGAGCCGATCGCGGCACTGGCGCAAGCGTTCGAGATGCCGCCGCTGGTCGAGCGCGAACTGTTGCCGGTGCAGCGGCCGACGGGGTAA
- the alaS gene encoding alanine--tRNA ligase, producing MLSSSEIRQQFVDFFCKKHGHTNVPSSPVVPLNDPTLLFANAGMNQFKPYFLGTEKPPHVRVANTQKCIRAGGKHNDLDDVGKDTYHHTFFEMLGNWSFGDYFKKEAIAWAWELLTQVWKLDPTRLHVTVFEGDPAAGIPRDDEAAGFWKEVGVPESHIHLGNKKDNFWEMGNTGPCGPCTEVHIDRTPDKSGGPLVNGGTDKVIEIWNLVFIQFNRNEDQSLTPLPAKHVDTGMGFERICSVIQGKNSNYETDVFTPLFAAIQKVTGCETPYGGVLNDLKDTAYRVIADHIRTLTFALTDGATIGNVGRDYVLKRILRRAERYGYQVLGTNEPFLYQLVPVVVEHFGAAFPELKKNPHKVIDQIRDEEAAFLRTLTRGIKLFTRIAEQMKQDGLKVVSGEDAFKLHDTYGVLIDITLQMAQEQGLTVDMAGYDEAMKRAQDQARGGGKKFTVTAVKGDLPPTDDAPKFGAAPVSAKVLGWIKDNAVVTAGKLTAGDTAALLLDRTCFYGEQGGQVGDTGTIRTASADFDVEDTQRLGETVLHVGTLHDGELSVGDTVEAMQTTGRRIDIMRNHTATHLLNLALREVLGRHVEQKGSLVDEQKTRFDFSHDKPVTAEELREIERRVNRQVVTDQPVTATVMPLAKAKELPGVQAVFGEKYPDPVRVVMIGAESPDKLNQDNSVEFCGGTHMPRTGLIGYFKILSQEGVAKGIRRITAVTGKPAYDDVQTRSTVVDELAAKFQCRPDELPTRVDALQDQLKALQSQLKKAVGAALTGVVDDLIASAPEVGGAKIVVAKLPDGASNETVRTQIDRVRQKCPSAFVVFGWSEGEGNASIIAAVTPDLVKRGLKAGDVVKQVAPVIGGGGGGKPDMAQAGGKEPAKLPEALQKAERLGKELLGK from the coding sequence ATGCTCTCTTCCAGCGAAATCCGCCAGCAGTTTGTCGACTTCTTCTGCAAGAAGCACGGGCACACGAACGTCCCGTCGTCGCCCGTCGTCCCGCTCAACGACCCGACGCTGCTCTTCGCCAACGCGGGCATGAACCAGTTCAAGCCGTACTTCCTCGGCACCGAAAAGCCGCCGCACGTGCGGGTCGCGAACACACAGAAGTGCATCCGCGCCGGGGGCAAGCACAACGACCTCGACGACGTGGGCAAGGACACGTACCACCACACGTTTTTCGAGATGCTCGGCAACTGGAGCTTCGGCGATTACTTCAAGAAAGAGGCGATCGCGTGGGCGTGGGAACTCCTCACGCAAGTGTGGAAGCTCGACCCGACCCGGCTGCACGTCACCGTCTTCGAGGGCGACCCAGCGGCCGGCATCCCGCGCGACGACGAGGCCGCGGGGTTCTGGAAAGAGGTGGGCGTGCCGGAATCGCACATCCACCTGGGGAACAAGAAGGACAACTTCTGGGAGATGGGCAACACCGGCCCGTGTGGGCCGTGTACTGAGGTCCACATCGACCGCACGCCGGACAAGTCCGGCGGCCCGCTCGTGAACGGCGGCACGGACAAGGTCATCGAGATCTGGAACCTCGTCTTCATCCAGTTCAACCGGAACGAGGACCAGAGCCTCACGCCCCTGCCCGCGAAGCACGTCGATACGGGCATGGGCTTCGAGCGGATCTGCTCCGTGATCCAGGGGAAGAACAGCAACTACGAAACGGACGTGTTCACCCCGCTCTTCGCGGCCATCCAGAAGGTGACGGGCTGCGAGACGCCCTACGGCGGCGTGCTCAATGACCTGAAGGACACCGCGTACCGGGTGATCGCGGACCACATCCGCACGCTCACGTTCGCCCTCACGGACGGCGCCACCATCGGCAACGTGGGCCGCGATTACGTACTCAAGCGCATCTTGCGCCGCGCCGAGCGGTACGGGTATCAGGTCCTCGGCACGAACGAGCCGTTTCTCTACCAGCTCGTGCCGGTGGTCGTGGAGCATTTCGGCGCGGCGTTCCCGGAACTGAAGAAGAACCCGCACAAGGTCATCGACCAGATCCGCGACGAAGAGGCCGCGTTCCTTCGCACGCTGACCCGCGGCATCAAGCTGTTCACGCGGATCGCGGAACAGATGAAACAAGACGGCCTCAAGGTGGTCAGCGGCGAGGACGCCTTCAAGTTGCACGACACCTACGGCGTGCTGATCGACATCACGCTCCAGATGGCGCAGGAGCAAGGGCTGACGGTCGATATGGCCGGGTACGATGAGGCGATGAAACGGGCACAGGACCAAGCCCGCGGCGGCGGGAAGAAGTTCACGGTAACAGCCGTGAAGGGCGACCTGCCGCCCACGGACGACGCCCCGAAGTTCGGCGCCGCGCCGGTGAGCGCGAAGGTGCTCGGCTGGATCAAGGACAACGCGGTCGTCACAGCGGGCAAACTCACCGCCGGCGACACGGCCGCGCTCTTGCTCGACCGGACGTGCTTCTACGGCGAACAGGGCGGTCAGGTCGGCGACACCGGCACGATCCGCACGGCGTCCGCCGACTTCGACGTGGAGGACACGCAACGTCTCGGCGAAACCGTGCTGCACGTCGGGACGTTGCACGATGGCGAGCTATCGGTCGGCGACACCGTCGAAGCGATGCAGACGACCGGCCGCCGCATCGACATCATGCGGAACCACACGGCCACGCACCTGCTGAACCTCGCGCTGCGCGAGGTGCTCGGTCGCCACGTCGAACAAAAAGGTTCGCTCGTCGATGAGCAGAAAACGCGGTTCGACTTCAGCCACGACAAGCCGGTGACCGCGGAGGAACTGCGCGAGATCGAGCGCCGCGTGAACCGGCAGGTCGTGACGGACCAGCCCGTCACGGCCACGGTGATGCCGCTCGCGAAGGCGAAAGAGTTGCCCGGCGTGCAGGCGGTGTTCGGCGAGAAGTACCCGGACCCGGTCCGCGTGGTGATGATCGGCGCCGAATCGCCCGACAAGCTGAACCAGGACAACTCCGTCGAGTTCTGCGGCGGCACGCACATGCCGCGGACCGGGCTCATCGGTTACTTCAAGATCCTGTCGCAAGAGGGCGTGGCGAAGGGCATCCGCCGCATCACAGCCGTGACCGGGAAGCCGGCCTACGACGACGTACAGACCCGCAGCACGGTGGTGGACGAACTCGCGGCGAAGTTCCAGTGCCGGCCGGACGAGCTGCCGACCCGCGTGGACGCCCTTCAGGACCAACTGAAGGCGCTGCAAAGTCAGCTCAAGAAAGCCGTCGGGGCGGCGCTCACGGGCGTGGTGGACGACCTGATCGCGTCGGCCCCGGAGGTGGGGGGCGCGAAGATCGTGGTCGCGAAGTTGCCGGACGGCGCGAGCAACGAGACCGTCCGCACGCAGATCGACCGCGTGCGGCAGAAGTGCCCGTCGGCGTTCGTGGTGTTCGGCTGGTCGGAGGGCGAGGGGAACGCGTCGATCATCGCGGCCGTGACGCCGGATCTCGTGAAGAGGGGGTTGAAGGCCGGCGACGTGGTGAAGCAAGTGGCACCGGTCATCGGCGGCGGCGGCGGCGGTAAGCCCGACATGGCCCAAGCCGGCGGCAAGGAGCCCGCGAAGCTGCCCGAAGCGCTCCAGAAGGCCGAGCGCCTTGGAAAAGAGTTGCTGGGGAAGTAG
- the larC gene encoding nickel pincer cofactor biosynthesis protein LarC, whose product MRVAHFDCFSGISGDMVLGAVIDAGVPAEAIRAALGSLDLPIKLEVERVKRCGFAATKATVEAADQEDYRFLPDVEAILARGALTPKQRDLASTIFRKVAVAESTVHGMPLERVHFHEVGALDSIADIVGAAVGLDLLGVEKFTSTPVPTGSGTVKCAHGLMPVPTPGTAELLKGVPLAPSTIKTELTTPTGAAILTTVVTEYTATPVMTIDRIGHGSGTKDFLEQPNILRLMLGTANTGRKAEGETDTVTVLETNLDDLSPEVIGFAVERLFAAGALDVFTVPIQMKKSRPGTLVTVLCAAEQVSDLEAILFSETGTFGVRRTTAARTKLRREAVTVPTPWGPVKAKRGWRGDGFEVLTPEFEDCARVAREHNVPLRDVYAAVKR is encoded by the coding sequence ATGCGCGTGGCTCATTTCGACTGTTTCAGCGGCATCAGCGGCGACATGGTCCTCGGCGCGGTGATCGACGCCGGGGTGCCCGCGGAAGCGATCCGGGCGGCGCTCGGTTCGCTCGACCTGCCGATCAAACTCGAAGTGGAGCGTGTGAAGCGGTGCGGGTTCGCCGCGACGAAGGCGACCGTTGAGGCCGCGGACCAGGAGGACTACCGGTTCCTGCCGGACGTGGAAGCGATTCTCGCCCGCGGCGCGCTCACGCCGAAGCAGCGGGACCTCGCGAGTACGATCTTCCGCAAGGTCGCGGTTGCGGAATCGACCGTCCACGGCATGCCGCTGGAGCGCGTTCACTTCCACGAGGTCGGCGCGCTCGACAGCATCGCCGACATCGTGGGCGCTGCGGTCGGCCTGGACCTGCTCGGCGTGGAGAAGTTCACCAGCACGCCGGTGCCCACCGGCAGCGGAACGGTGAAGTGCGCGCACGGGCTCATGCCCGTCCCGACGCCCGGCACGGCGGAGCTTCTGAAGGGCGTGCCGCTCGCGCCCTCGACGATCAAAACCGAACTCACCACCCCCACCGGCGCCGCGATCCTCACCACCGTCGTGACCGAATACACGGCCACACCGGTCATGACCATCGACCGCATCGGCCACGGTTCCGGCACCAAGGACTTCCTCGAACAACCGAACATCCTCCGCCTCATGCTCGGCACGGCGAACACCGGCCGCAAAGCCGAAGGAGAAACGGATACGGTTACGGTGCTGGAAACGAACCTCGACGACCTCTCGCCCGAAGTGATCGGCTTCGCCGTTGAGCGGTTGTTCGCGGCCGGCGCGCTCGACGTGTTCACGGTGCCGATTCAAATGAAAAAGAGTCGGCCCGGCACGCTCGTAACGGTTCTCTGCGCGGCCGAGCAGGTGAGCGATCTCGAAGCAATCCTGTTTAGCGAGACGGGTACGTTCGGCGTGCGTCGCACGACCGCCGCTCGGACGAAGCTCCGGCGTGAAGCGGTGACGGTGCCAACGCCCTGGGGACCGGTGAAGGCCAAGCGCGGCTGGCGCGGCGACGGGTTCGAGGTGCTGACGCCCGAATTCGAGGACTGTGCCCGCGTCGCCCGCGAGCACAACGTCCCACTGCGCGACGTGTATGCGGCCGTCAAGCGTTGA
- the recN gene encoding DNA repair protein RecN yields the protein MLRELAVQNLALIEDVRVELHSGFCAWTGETGAGKSLLLGALGLLLGERGSADLIRTGGDELRVTGRFELTRPEQRAAAAEILQTAVEDDDLILTRRLARSGRSSALVNDVPVAVSTLKRIGEMLVDVHGQRESYSLLQPAYQLELLDAFGRLTDLREKYVKRADRVRELRAQFKALSEAKQARQRDLSLVRFEREDLDAAKLTPGELPALTKERERLVHAQSLAKFTSGVAARLSDDDGAVVEVLGRLIKDSLRWASFDPKLAEVSRRLDALRPEVEDLADTCRDLAERFEADPDRLEEVEKRIALLKKLQQRYGKTPDELVAYRDTLDAKEAELQKQEDDLGGIDQTLRAAYGEMKDAAGVLSKARAKVAKKLAADAQKHLSDLGMPKAKLDAAIELIALPDDPMAGDVPAAGIDQLELILTANPGEPARPLRKVASGGELSRTMLALKTVLAAHDPVRTLVVFDEIDANVGGRLGDVLGQKLAALGKSHQVLCVTHLPQVASYAAFQWTIRKTSTTKRTATTITQLTTDEARVEELALMLRGESRSETTRKEAAEMLHAAVQQRGG from the coding sequence ATGCTCCGGGAACTGGCGGTCCAAAATCTCGCGCTCATCGAAGACGTGCGGGTCGAGCTGCACTCGGGCTTCTGCGCCTGGACCGGCGAGACCGGGGCCGGGAAGTCGCTCCTGCTCGGCGCCCTCGGCCTTCTCCTCGGCGAGCGCGGCAGCGCGGACCTCATCCGCACCGGCGGGGACGAACTCCGCGTCACCGGGCGGTTCGAACTCACGCGCCCGGAGCAGCGCGCCGCCGCTGCCGAAATCCTCCAAACGGCCGTCGAGGACGACGATCTGATCTTGACGCGCCGGCTGGCCCGCTCGGGCCGCAGTTCGGCCCTCGTGAACGACGTGCCGGTCGCGGTGTCCACGCTCAAGCGCATCGGCGAAATGCTGGTCGATGTCCACGGGCAGCGCGAGAGTTACTCCCTGCTCCAGCCCGCCTACCAGCTCGAACTGCTCGACGCGTTCGGCCGGCTCACCGACCTGCGCGAGAAATACGTCAAGCGGGCGGACCGCGTCCGCGAGCTGCGGGCACAGTTCAAGGCGCTCTCCGAGGCGAAACAGGCCCGGCAGCGGGACCTGTCGCTCGTCCGGTTCGAGCGCGAGGACCTCGACGCCGCGAAGCTCACGCCCGGCGAGCTCCCGGCGCTCACGAAGGAGCGCGAGCGGCTCGTTCACGCTCAGAGTCTCGCGAAGTTCACGAGCGGGGTCGCCGCCCGGCTGTCCGACGACGACGGCGCAGTGGTCGAAGTTCTCGGTCGGCTCATTAAGGACTCGCTCCGGTGGGCGTCGTTCGACCCGAAGCTCGCGGAGGTGAGTCGGCGGCTCGACGCCCTGCGGCCCGAGGTCGAGGACCTCGCGGACACCTGTCGCGATCTCGCGGAACGGTTCGAGGCCGACCCGGACCGGCTCGAAGAGGTCGAAAAGCGGATCGCGCTGCTCAAGAAGCTCCAGCAGCGTTACGGCAAAACCCCGGACGAACTGGTCGCGTACCGCGACACGCTCGACGCCAAGGAGGCCGAACTCCAGAAGCAGGAAGACGACCTCGGCGGCATCGACCAGACGCTCCGCGCGGCTTACGGCGAGATGAAGGACGCGGCCGGCGTGCTGAGCAAGGCCCGCGCGAAGGTCGCGAAGAAGCTCGCGGCCGACGCGCAAAAGCACCTCTCCGACCTGGGCATGCCGAAGGCCAAACTCGACGCGGCGATCGAGCTGATCGCGCTCCCGGACGACCCGATGGCCGGCGACGTGCCCGCGGCCGGCATCGACCAGCTCGAACTGATCCTCACGGCCAACCCCGGCGAACCGGCCCGGCCGCTGCGTAAGGTCGCGAGCGGTGGCGAGCTGTCGCGCACCATGCTCGCGCTCAAGACCGTACTCGCCGCGCACGACCCGGTCCGCACGCTGGTCGTGTTCGACGAGATCGATGCCAACGTGGGCGGGCGGCTCGGCGACGTCCTCGGGCAGAAGCTAGCGGCGCTCGGGAAGTCGCATCAAGTGCTGTGCGTGACGCACCTGCCGCAGGTGGCGAGCTACGCCGCGTTCCAGTGGACGATTCGCAAGACCTCGACCACGAAGCGGACCGCGACGACGATCACGCAACTGACGACCGACGAGGCCCGCGTCGAGGAACTGGCGCTGATGCTCCGCGGCGAGTCGCGGAGCGAAACGACGCGCAAAGAGGCCGCCGAGATGCTCCACGCGGCCGTCCAGCAGCGCGGGGGGTGA
- a CDS encoding DUF4177 domain-containing protein, whose product MKWQYTTAQFITRGLGDDSGAADLETAMNQLGHDGWELVSSTVYHNVEAQQDVLLLVFKRPVA is encoded by the coding sequence ATGAAATGGCAGTACACGACGGCCCAGTTCATTACCCGCGGGCTGGGCGACGACTCCGGCGCGGCCGACCTGGAAACGGCAATGAACCAGCTCGGTCACGACGGCTGGGAACTCGTGTCCTCCACCGTGTACCACAACGTCGAAGCCCAGCAGGACGTGCTCCTGCTCGTCTTCAAGCGCCCGGTCGCCTGA